One window of uncultured Methanoregula sp. genomic DNA carries:
- a CDS encoding archaemetzincin family Zn-dependent metalloprotease, which yields MHIHIFWDFQSPAGLQMPVSRKISAVLGVPSTVSENHVRMMGYVVGRQQIDAQALLDSIQTYKHRHGIADPVLLVVHQDLFKNGSSFVFGLARQVVGAAVVSSARLGNEYYGRQGNDDDLIDRLTKEGAHEIGHLLGLDHCTNVECIMFKPDTLDELDRKKKMLCPACSARLAEVLADE from the coding sequence CCGGTCTCCCGCAAGATCTCTGCGGTGCTGGGTGTCCCGTCCACGGTTTCGGAGAACCATGTCCGGATGATGGGATATGTGGTCGGGCGCCAGCAGATCGATGCGCAGGCGCTCCTTGACAGCATCCAGACCTACAAGCACCGGCACGGGATCGCGGATCCCGTCCTTCTCGTTGTTCACCAGGATCTTTTCAAGAACGGGAGCAGTTTTGTTTTCGGCCTTGCCCGCCAGGTTGTCGGCGCGGCCGTTGTCTCGAGTGCCCGCCTGGGCAATGAATATTATGGCCGGCAGGGCAACGACGACGACCTGATCGACCGGCTCACCAAGGAAGGTGCGCACGAGATCGGCCATCTCCTTGGCCTCGATCACTGCACGAATGTCGAGTGCATCATGTTCAAGCCGGACACGCTCGATGAGCTGGACCGGAAGAAGAAGATGCTCTGCCCGGCCTGTTCTGCCCGGCTGGCAGAAGTCCTCGCAGATGAATAA
- a CDS encoding histone deacetylase, whose product MTLRARCCVILDPSSTRHDNPIHPECSARLVQACSGIPPGIPRLIAEPACEEDILRVHDPGYAGWLRQRCRALNGLGYIDSDTYITPYSYDVALNAAGAAIAAVNRSRAGEHCFALIRPPGHHAEFDRAMGFCLFNNVAIAAAHALMQVSRVAIVDWDVHHGNGTQHSFYGTDRVLFCSVHQSGIFPYSSSAGEIGIGDGEGYTINAPLPAGSSIADYLAVFREIFLPALRRFRPEVLLVSAGQDILFDDPLGGMEILPEDLRILTQIVKSAANCPLALVLEGGYGPSHGAAISCILSALATDYPIPPVTLPSGQTRDLIARLKALHDIA is encoded by the coding sequence ATGACCCTGAGAGCACGCTGTTGTGTGATTCTGGATCCATCCAGTACAAGACACGATAATCCCATCCATCCCGAGTGCTCTGCCCGCCTGGTCCAGGCATGTTCCGGTATACCCCCTGGTATTCCACGGCTGATCGCAGAACCGGCTTGTGAGGAAGATATTCTCCGGGTCCATGATCCCGGTTATGCAGGATGGCTCCGGCAAAGGTGCAGGGCACTCAACGGCCTGGGATATATCGATTCAGACACCTATATCACTCCGTATTCCTATGATGTGGCTCTCAACGCAGCAGGGGCTGCAATTGCGGCGGTGAACCGGTCACGTGCAGGGGAGCACTGTTTTGCCCTCATCAGGCCACCCGGCCACCATGCCGAATTTGATCGTGCAATGGGATTCTGTCTTTTCAATAATGTTGCAATCGCTGCAGCCCATGCCCTGATGCAGGTTTCCCGCGTCGCCATCGTAGACTGGGATGTGCATCATGGAAATGGTACCCAGCATTCCTTTTACGGTACGGACCGCGTCCTGTTCTGTTCGGTACACCAGAGCGGGATCTTTCCCTATTCAAGCAGTGCCGGGGAGATCGGGATCGGTGATGGAGAAGGATACACGATCAATGCGCCGCTTCCGGCGGGATCTTCCATAGCGGACTATCTGGCAGTATTCCGGGAAATTTTCCTTCCTGCTCTCCGGCGTTTCCGGCCGGAAGTCCTGCTGGTCTCCGCAGGCCAGGACATCCTTTTCGATGATCCGCTCGGCGGTATGGAGATCCTGCCGGAAGATCTCCGGATCCTCACGCAGATAGTGAAATCCGCTGCCAACTGCCCGCTCGCCCTGGTGCTCGAAGGAGGGTATGGCCCGTCCCACGGCGCGGCAATATCCTGCATCTTATCAGCTCTTGCAACCGATTATCCGATACCTCCGGTTACGCTTCCTTCCGGACAAACCCGGGACCTCATCGCCCGCCTGAAGGCCCTGCACGACATCGCATGA